In one window of Kitasatospora sp. MMS16-BH015 DNA:
- a CDS encoding alpha/beta hydrolase, with translation MSRHQRDRIDALLRHPRPERPPTVEELRAGFRKLMAGMLVPHDRIRTTPATLGDRPALRVEPTTPAPATAAAAAAETGTILYFHGGGWVFGSPETALSLTGHLVARTGLGAYSVDYRLAPEHPFPAAIEDTLSAYRALLDRGTDPADVVFAGDSAGGGLAVTTCLAARDAGLPQPAAVLALSPSVDATRSGESMVTKEGIDPIFTRADLDHTGAMYLAGADPRDPLLSPAVHADLRGLPPMLIQVGANELLLDDSTRLAARAAAAGVDVILDVTAGVPHVFQCFAGVLDEADEALDRAALFLKQRVRKQGVKE, from the coding sequence ATGAGCAGGCATCAGCGAGACCGGATCGACGCACTGTTGCGGCACCCGCGCCCCGAACGGCCCCCGACGGTCGAGGAGCTGCGCGCCGGGTTCCGGAAGCTGATGGCCGGGATGCTGGTGCCGCACGACCGCATCCGCACCACCCCCGCCACCCTCGGTGACCGCCCCGCGCTGCGCGTCGAGCCGACGACCCCGGCCCCGGCTACGGCTGCGGCTGCGGCTGCGGAGACCGGGACGATCCTGTACTTCCACGGCGGCGGCTGGGTGTTCGGCTCGCCGGAGACCGCCCTCTCGCTCACCGGCCACCTGGTGGCCCGGACCGGCCTCGGGGCGTACTCCGTCGACTACCGGCTGGCCCCCGAGCACCCCTTCCCGGCCGCGATCGAGGACACCCTGAGCGCGTACCGGGCCCTGCTCGACCGCGGCACGGACCCGGCGGACGTCGTCTTCGCGGGGGATTCGGCGGGCGGCGGACTCGCCGTCACCACCTGCCTCGCCGCCCGGGACGCCGGGCTGCCGCAGCCGGCCGCCGTGCTGGCCCTCTCGCCGAGCGTGGACGCGACCCGGTCGGGCGAGAGCATGGTGACCAAGGAGGGGATCGACCCGATCTTCACCCGGGCGGACCTGGACCACACCGGGGCGATGTACCTCGCGGGGGCGGACCCGCGCGATCCGCTGCTCAGCCCGGCGGTGCACGCCGACCTCCGCGGCCTGCCCCCGATGCTGATCCAGGTCGGGGCCAACGAGCTGCTGCTCGACGACTCGACCCGGCTGGCCGCGCGGGCCGCCGCCGCGGGCGTGGACGTGATCCTGGACGTCACGGCGGGCGTGCCGCACGTCTTCCAGTGCTTCGCCGGGGTGCTCGACGAGGCGGACGAGGCGCTGGACCGTGCCGCACTGTTCCTCAAGCAGCGAGTCCGGAAGCAGGGAGTGAAGGAGTAG